In Legionella israelensis, the genomic window CACGCGCTTTTGGACATACTTATGGGTAATGATATGATTTTAAGATGTGAGGCTTTTCTATCGTGTGAGCCTACTTTAAGATGTGAGGCTTTTTTATTGTGCGAACCTATTTTAAGATGTGAGGCTTTTCTATTGTGAGAACCTACTTTAAGATGTGAGGCTTTTCTATCGTGTGAACCCTCTTTAAGATGAGAGGCTTTTTTATTATGAGAACCTACTTTAAGATGTGAGGCTTTTCTATCGTGTGAACCCTCTTTAAGATGAGAGGCTTTTTTATTATGAGAACCTACTTTAAGATGTGAGGCTTTTCTATCGTGTGAACCCTCTTTAAGATGAGAGGCTTTTTTATTATGAGAACCTACTTTAAGATGTGAGGCTTTTCTATCGTGTGAACCCTCTTTAAGATGAGAGGCTTTTTTATTATGAGAACCTACTTTAAGATGTGAGGCTTTTCTATCGTGTGAACCCTCTTTAAGATGAGAGGCTTTTTTATTATGAGAACCTACTTTAAGATGTGAGGCTTTTCTATCGTGTGAACCCTCTTTAAGATGAGAGGCTTTTCTATCGTGTGAGCCTACTTTAAGATGTGAGGCTTTTCTGCTGTGTGAACCCCATTTTACATGGGACACTTTTCTTGAATGAGAACCCATTTTCAAATGAGAGGCTTTTCTATGATGTGATCCAAATTTACGATGTGACAGATGACGATAATGAGAGCTGTATTTGCGATGTGAATATAGGCGATCATGGGACCAAAAGCGATAATGTGAATCTAAGCGATGATGTGATCCAAAACGATTATGGGAATACAATAAGTCATGAGAAGCATTGCGATAATGTGAATACTGTTTTAAATGTGACCCCCAGCGATGATGTGAACTTATTCGTGAATGGGAAGGTGATAGTGGCAAAGGTATCAATGTGTGCGGTGAATCAGCCTTTGCAATTTCAATATCACCAATTTTTGTTGCGTCGTTTTTCTTGGCTTCAGACAATGACTTATTACCATTTGCCATCACATTAATATCGGTATCAATCATATATGTTTGAGTTAAAAAACTCTCATCGGAATTGACGCTGGTATAAGAGGATTTCGGCATGCCTTGTATACCATGAACCTCATCTTCATCAGTATAATTCTCAGTATTAATGTCATAACACGGACCTTCTGGTGAACAAAGTGCATCCCCCGTCACCCATACGAATTCCTCTTTTTTCGCTAAGTCGATGATATAATCTCGGTTGTAACCATAACCAAAATCGACACCGCCTGCCGCACTGTTATATTCCTGAGCTTCAGGATCATTTTGCTTTGATATATTGCCAACCTCATAGCGCCCTTGGAGATCCCAAATTTTTTTATCATCCATTTTATAAAGCAATAAGCTGGAATCGAAGGGTTTTGAAAAAGGCTCAGGATTATCCAGGCTTAAGTTGGTCAAGTCCAAAAAGTGCTGTAAATTCCCATTAATTCAGCCTATCAAGTTAGTACGTTATTTAGTCAAAGCATTCATCCCTACAACATTAGACTTTCCGGCTTCATTCTCAGCCAGCCAGTCATTAAATTCGTCCATATTAAGATAACGCCTTGATTGCCACTGCTCGTTTTGTTCAGCTAATAAAGCGCCAATCAGCCGCCATGCAGAATCATCATTAGGAAATATCCTTATCACTCGTTCTCGGCGCCTGATTTCCTCGTTAATTCGCTCTTGCATGTTGGTGGTGCGAAGTCGCTTCCTGTATTTCTCCGGCAACGCCATAACTACCATGGCATCGTCAAAAGCCTCCTCAAGGCAGGTAACTGATTTTGGTGCTTTTTTCTCAAAGGCATCAATAAAATCATCGCGTCTACGCCTGGCTTCTTCCATATCAGGTGCCTGAAAAACAAGCTTTGCCTTTTCAGCAACATCTTTGCGGTGTCTGACAGAGCAGTGCCCGAGGATGTTGCGCATCAAGTGAACTTGGCATCGTTGCCAGGTTGCACCTTGAAAGTGCTTTCTAGCCGCTTCCACAAGCCCTGCATGCTGGTCTGACACAACATACATCACGCCTTTTAGCCCACGAGATTTTAGCCATTTAAACGCTTCATCCCATGTAGCATAGCTCTCAGTGTCACCAATGCGAAGGCCCAGTATTTCACGGTAGCCATCACTTCTGATACCCGAGATGGTCAAGGCTGCTCGAGACACGACTCTGTCACCATCACGACACTTGATAAACATCGCATCAACCATGATAAATGGGTAGTTGTCACCATCAAACCGACGCTCGTTGAAGGCTCTGACTCTTGCATCAAGACCAGAACACAGTTGACTGACGGTTGACTTTGAAAAACTAGCACCGCAAAGTTCTTCAGTAATGTTATTAACTTTTCTGGTTGATACGCCATTAACAACCATTTCCATCAGAGCCAATACAAAAGCCTGCTCACTGCGTTGATAGCGCTTAAAAATATCGGTAGAAAAAGAGCCATCACGTGTCTGCGGCACTTGAAGAGTGACTGGTCCCACACGAGTGTATAGTTGTCTTGGACGGTAACCGTTACGATAGCCTATACGTTCACCTGAACGTTCATGCTTGTCTGCTCCCAGACTTTCTGACACCTGTGCCTCCAATACCTGATTCAATACACCTTCAACAAGCTTTGCGAGCCCATCCTGGCTTGATAAAAGTTCTGGAAGCAATTCCTTTCCAACTGTAATATTGTAATCCGTCATCGCTAATCTCCTTCGATAGTTATTGTTTTTCACAACTCAATAGTACCGAATTTTAGCGATGACTCCACTCCTAAAAAGTCAACCTGAATTTACAGCAGTTTACGGACATAACCCTTAAGTTTCGCAGCTCACCATTTTCCACAACCAACATTTCTCCTTTGTCTGAAAAAGCAATGTCTGATATTGCTAAATTATTGTTGAGATGCTTTATGGGCAATATAAATTCGCGATGTACATCATTGAAATCAAATTCACCATTTTGATCAATTCCAATTGACCAGATGCTGTTTTGATCGTCATTTCCCCCGGTCCAGACCGAATAATATAAGCGTGTCGCACCGTTGGGATCTGTGTAAACTCCAAGTCCCCATACTCTCCGCCCGGCAGAAGCTAAATTCCAACATTCTGGGGTAACGTCAAATTTGGCTCTACAGTTTCTAATGTTTGCTTTTGAGGATGGATTAAAAACTATTTCAGCTAATTTTAAAAATTCTCCTGTTGGTTTATCTAAAAATTCGCTACGCCCGTCTTTACCATGATCATAATGGTCAAGTAATTCACCTGTTTCTGCATCGATGCGATGAATCATTCCAGTTTCCAAATCAGAGACAAAAAGTTGCTTGTTTTTCACATCATAAGCAATATTA contains:
- a CDS encoding IS256 family transposase — its product is MTDYNITVGKELLPELLSSQDGLAKLVEGVLNQVLEAQVSESLGADKHERSGERIGYRNGYRPRQLYTRVGPVTLQVPQTRDGSFSTDIFKRYQRSEQAFVLALMEMVVNGVSTRKVNNITEELCGASFSKSTVSQLCSGLDARVRAFNERRFDGDNYPFIMVDAMFIKCRDGDRVVSRAALTISGIRSDGYREILGLRIGDTESYATWDEAFKWLKSRGLKGVMYVVSDQHAGLVEAARKHFQGATWQRCQVHLMRNILGHCSVRHRKDVAEKAKLVFQAPDMEEARRRRDDFIDAFEKKAPKSVTCLEEAFDDAMVVMALPEKYRKRLRTTNMQERINEEIRRRERVIRIFPNDDSAWRLIGALLAEQNEQWQSRRYLNMDEFNDWLAENEAGKSNVVGMNALTK